The Eublepharis macularius isolate TG4126 chromosome 12, MPM_Emac_v1.0, whole genome shotgun sequence genomic sequence TTTTAACCTTGCCAATAGAGACAGGGCTGAAGGAAAGATGGAAGAGTCAAGCTGTGCGCCCTTCTTGAAGAACTTGTATATGttcatcatgagcagagcttttttttctgggaaaagaggtggtggaactcagtggtggaactcaggaccgcacaatgacgtcactttgggtcagctggaacaaggggggagttttttaaagtttaaagcaccctcggcgaaaatggtcacatggccggtggccccgccccctgatctccagacagaggggagtttagattgccctccacaatttcaactcccctctgtctggagatcaaggggcggggccaccagccatgtgaccattttcaagaggtgccggaactccgttccaccgcattccggctgaaaaaaagccctgttcatgagACATGTTTACTGGGGGTGTGGGGCGCACTGGACACCTTGCACAGGAGCCTGACTTGAAGATGTCTGACATCTTTGAAAGGGGCCAGGTTGTACAGAAAGTACACTTCTAGGGCCTAGATCATAGTCTGAAGAACAGAAGAGCACAAATTGGGCCCACTTCAAGGAAAACCCTCACCCACTGAAACTGAACTCACACAAGCTACTTAAAACCTCTTCTGAAATGTGTGGAAACCTATCTTCTTTAAGGAGGGGAGAAATATGACATACATACCAAGCATAACATTACATACAGATCAAATATAATGAACGTGATCATTTCTTGTCCATGCATTTGCTACTCACCCTGTCCCAAACCCACGATTCTGATGCCATATAGTCATCAAACAATGAATGAGAAACTAGAACCCACTCTTAAGGGAATAACCCCCATTAGAATCCATAGGTCTaagcagggatcatttcgtagaaaaagctggaggaactcattagcataactcattagcatatgccatgccccttgacatcactggaaatgtgtcattgacATAATTgagttgcatatgccacaccccctgacatcacctatcctggctgttttggacccaatcctggccattcagggccgaaattaggcccaaaatggcaagagGGCTGTAAATGGCCGaacaggagcccaaaatggtcaggattgggccgctgctgagcaggaaagtgatccaccacctgtcagaggcctgatccaggccgtttcggccccaatccaggatgaaacgggcccaaaatggccaagagtcaggtaggtggtgccacctgacatgtgacctctttggggacctggcagaactgcattcctgcgcgttccccctcgaaatgaaccctgggTCTAAGTAAACCTACTTAGGATCACATATAACTGAAGTTGAGAAACTTGTGCCACCCTGTTACAAGATCAGCTGTAATGCTGATATTAGGTAGAATCccgctcctgccatgagctcagtcggTGGCCGTGgggaagccattcctctcagccccagctccccagctgtactgtggggataataataacactaacttgttcactgctctgagtgaggcactaatctgtctacaggagtggtatataagagcagttactatcatcatcatcatcatcatcagggctttttttctgggaaaagaggtggtggaactcggttgtcctcggagaaaatggtcacatggcctgaaTTATACAGAGAATCGTCTCCCTATATGTGTAAGTAGGTTTTCCCCTCTGCTGTTTGAAGAGTGGGGCCTTAGGAGatagacctttctctgcctgaccctggagagctacctCAAGTCAGAATAAACAGCGCCGAGGAAATGTTCCGGAGTTCATTTTGATATTCATTTATATCTTTGTCAGCTGTTTCAGTTCTCTGGTTTCCCCTGTTGGTTTTGCAGGCTTGTTTGTATCGGTGTGTGCATGTTGTTTTTATGCAATGCGGACAACATTTTTATGGTatgtataataacattcaataataataataagttataacatttgatttatataccaacaGTCCATGGACATCAGTCCAtgcttcaggacagcttaatgcccactcattcTCATTTATATCATGCAGTGTACATCGCTGATGCATACTATGGAACTGATtcatgcaaaaaaagaaaatggcagggatgagaaattcaaaaccaTCCTCAGTTACATGGACTGATGTTTCTGACTCGTATAGGGCAGATTCAGACCTCTGTTTCATACCTGTTAGGCTTTCTTCTGACGCCCTGGGGGGATCGGGAGTGGACGCAGGGAGCTGAGGGCTACGgatggctccctccctcccacacgCACACCTTTCTAACTAATTGTGCCTTACGAAGTCACCTACTAAGGGCAGCCTGCAAGGATCCAGATTGCTGAGCTGGCTCTGTGAAACAGGCGAGTCCAGACGCTGCAGGCATCTTTCCCCTCCTGGCTTTTCTAAAGAAGTGCCTGCAGCAGCGCCCAGCGGTGCCCTGCAGCTTGTGCAGGATTTCTCATCCCTGCCACTTCTCGCTTTCTTGTTAACCTGTTATAGGGCTTGCTGGTTTCTGTGCTGGCCTTCCGGCTCACCTGCAAACTTAGCTACGAACAGGGGAACAAAAGTGGGGCTaaggatgttttatttttaaaagacacttTTCCCTTTCAGGCTGTGATTCTGAATACACTGACTAGGgagtaaggctgcaatcctacacACACTTACtgaggagtaagccccattgattgTGGTGTGATTTTTTTCTGAGTAACCATACCTGGGCCTAAGCCCTACTGAATTTTGGAGGGCTATATTTGTCGAATAATCAAGCTTGGAAGAAGTAGTTCACCCCAAATACAGATAGAAACAAAAAATTTATTACATACATACAGTTTAAGGAGGCTTACATAAAATTCCCAGAAAGTTTGCTATCCAAGCAGTGACCAGTCTAACTTTAGCAATATAGCTGTATCATACTCTTCATCCAAGCAACACCCTTACACATAATAAtaattagcatttatatagcagcACTTTCAACGGTCAAAGCATTTCATATCCGTTGTTTTACAgtaatcctgcaaggtaggccaggAATATTATTCCCCCCATATTGAAGGGGGGTTAAAGCTGGTTAACATGAGAGAGTGGTTAACATGAGGCCTACCTAAtggtcccccctgcccccagctgagGAAACGTTAGAAGCAGAATTTCCAAATCAAAGCTCATTctcttactgtgcaatcctatgcagacttcaatggatttagaagggtctaATTCCAGAAGCGACACAACACTGTACAGAGCTTTTGTTGGCAACATCCTGTTTCTCTGGATGAATGAAAACTTGGCACCTCAGTTTAGGATGGCAGCTGACAGCCAAAGGTGAGGAGGGAAGGAATGTATAGTAGAACATCGCCACCCCTGCCCCAACGTATACATTTTGATTCCTGGTCTGTTATACACATAATCCAATCCTTAAGTTAAGTATTTGCTGGAAGTTACGTGCATGTTTCATAAAAAATTGCTCCAGCACCAGATGGCAAGCAGAATTGTTTTTTTCCAGAGAGAAGAATCCACACCTCTCCATCAAGACTACCCCACTTTGGCTGTTTCCAAGGCCCCACGCCTGCCAGCCCATTGCCGTGTTGCCCTCAGCCATAATGGCAGTTTTCAGTGCCAGAGCCCCATCTTAGGTCATGCAATCACGAAGAGTGTTGCGGAGTGTCTTTTAATTCTGCCATTTCAACCAGCCCCAAGGCATACGTCTGGGATCAgagggggcatggccacctgacAAACACTCCTTTATTTATGTCTTCAGTGCAATTTATCCCgccattcctccaaggaggtGAAACGGAGTCTTTATTTCTCCCAGGAGAGCAGGGTGGCACGTGGCTCTGCCTGCcaccattctgtcctcacaatagggttgccagcctccaggtagtggctggagatctcctggaatggtctccaggccacagagatcagttcacctggagaaaatggctactttggggggagggggtggactctatggaattatgccatgccaaggtcctttctctccccaaacccctttctccaggtttcaccccccagatctccaggaatttcccaacttggagctggcaaccctacctcacaaccaccctgtgaggtaggttaggccgagagcgagcactctctttctctctctctctctcagccttggcTGAGGAGCGGAATGAATTAAGGAGGAGGGATGGAAACCGCAAACCCAACATGAATGCACAAACAACCTCCCTGTCCCCCACAGACGGGTGTGGACCCACTCCCTCACCCCGAGCATTGGCTGGGAGCGAGAAGAGAGAGTCAACCTGCTGCTTCTGCAATGAAAGCGGCGGTGtgttctccacacacacacacacgcacacgcacaccccAAGGGCTGCCTGCCAAAAAGTCCTCCAGCAAAGAAGCGCCGGGGCGTCTGGAGAGGGGCGCGCTAGGACCCGGCGAGCGGGCGCAGGCTGGGCGCGCGGGCTGGGCGCGCGGGGGCTGGCTGGGAGGGAGGGGCGAGCGCGGGAGCTGTCAATCAGGCCGCGTGGGGCAAGTGACAGGGGTGGGCCGGGCCGGTGACACTCGGCGCCGGCGAGGGGGGATATTTAACTTGGGACTGCGCGAGCCCAGCGGAGCAGTCGCGCGAGCGAAGCCAGGcgcggcggaggaggaggaggaggaggaggaaggcggcggcagcagcagcagcagcagcagcagcagcggcggcggagGGAGCGCAAGCGGGCGCCGAGCCGGAGCCGGAGCCGGAGCCGGGGGGCGAGCAGCCGCGCAGGTAGACTGGAGCCGCCGCCTGGCCGGGCGTGCGCGGGAGACGGAAggccgccgccgcctccggcCGCGCAGAGGGGAGCGGGGCGTCGCTCCGAGCCGGCTTGCGGGCGCCCCTCGAGCGCGCCGCCCGGGATCCTACCTCGTGGGCAAGAGCGCGGACCGGCTTCGCGGAGAGGCATCGCGGCTGCGGCTGGCCGCCACCGGGCTCCTCTCCGGCTTCCTTCGGAGCCCCCCGTCCTCGCCGCCCGGGAAGCGGGCGCAGCCGGCGGCCTCCGCGGCGCTTTGACTTCGGCCCTTCGGCGAGTGGCTTTTTCTCTTTTGGGTGCCTTTTCCGTTTGGGATTTTAACCGGGTGCCTGGAGGATGATCGCGGGCAGAGGGCTTCGGGGCCGCTGAATCCGACGGGCGGGACTGCCTCGTTCTTCGTCCAGGGAGAAGAGCCCCCCTGCGTCTCCTCCCAAAGACCCTCCAAGGAGACTTCCAACATGAAGCAAAGTTCGCTTGGGACCTTTTTGCAGTTTTTCGGGGAATCGGTGGCGTTTGAGTGAAAGCAAGGGGCagaagagagccccccccccttaagcaaCGGACTGCCCTTCCAACCCCCCCCCTGTGGCTGGAAAGGGGGGAGCGCAGGAGAAAGCGGGAAGCTCCCCCCGGCCAAGAAACCCCCAACCCTTCCTTGGGACTCTCTCCTCTTCagccctccccgcccccacccccctttaGCTCCAGCCAATGCTTTTCACAGTTCCCCCATCTATAAAAGAAGGTTTTATTCTTGGGCTCCAATCTCACGCCAAACCCTGTCATACCGTCTAGACAAGTTGTCGTGGGTCTAAGTCCAGCTGTCACCATGGGGATGGCGAGTGGTCCGCTGTGAATttttgggagagagggagagagacgccaggggtgggggagaattaCCCAGCGCAAAAAGAATTTGGTTGCCCTTTGGGAAGGTTTGTTGGGCAGGAGGGGGccggctgctcccccccccattccttcccaccctgccaccccctcTTTGCTCTTCACCCTGCTTGCCTAGTTAGCAGGGAGGGGAGAGCCAAAGGGGACCTCACATGCGTCTGTCATATAACCCCTTGGCGATCTATTTAAAGCAAGAGGCCTTGCTGGACTTTGTCTCAGCCTATTTATGAATCCCTTGGACTTGGCAAGTAAGACTGCGGAGTATTAACGCGGAGCTTTGGAACAATCGGCAAAGCGAGTCAATCGCAGCGCCTGGCTGCTCTCCGGGGGGAGAACCGTCTGCCGGCGCCAGTGGACAGAGCTCAGCTGGGCCAAGGGAGAGCATGAGGGCCCCCCAAGCTCTCCTGCTCTGCTCTTCCTTGGCGGTGCTGTTCCAGCCCGGCTCCTGCCAGCCCTACCTCCGTCTCAGACCCTCCCCTAGTGATAACCTGCCCATCAAGGACATTATCGAGCATCCTGACCCGGAGTATGACCCCAAGGAGCAAGACCTGGATGACCGGACTTTGCGGAAGAAACTGGGGAGCAATTTCGACCCTGCTTTCATGTCAGTGGTCGCCCCAGCCCAGGTCAATCTCTCCAGCCCTGACCCGCTGCACAGGTTCAAGGTGCCAGGACCGTTGCCCAGTGAGTTGAAAAAGCTGGAGCTGGGCGAGACGCCTTATGGGGCTAGACTCAAGATGGGCAAGAAGGCACGCCGGAAGTTTCTGCAGTGGCTGTGGGCGTACACCTACTGCCCGGTGCTATACACCTGGAAGGACTTGGGCATCCGATTCTGGCCTCGttacatcaaagaagggaactgTTTTGCGGAGAAGTCTTGCTCCTTCCCGGAGGGCATGTACTGTAAGCCGGTCAAATCGGTCACCAAGACCTTCTTGAGATGGTACTGCCAAGGGTGGTCAAGGCAAAAGTATTGCACCTGGATCCCCGTGCAGTACCCTGTTATTTCAGAGTGCAAATGTTCCTGTTAGCCTCGCTTTTGGGGTGCTCGGGATCCCAGAGAGCTCCCTGCTCTGTGCGTGTGTCGTGTCTGTTGTGTGCGGCTCAGCTCCTGGGGGTGTCTTCTACTGGAAACCATTCAGTGCCTTAGAATGGGGTGGAACAGGCCCTGTTCTTCAAACCGCACATGGGGCCCCTTTGATGAGGCTGAGGATCCAGCCAGTGTCGGTCCCGCATATGGCAGGTGCCAATCATCTTGCCACCCCAAGGAGGGATTGGATCAGCTGGTCAAGAACTGGGTGGTCCTGTGACACAACTTGCACTCCCTACACCCCAAAACAATGACACACCTTCAAAAGAGACGTGGCTTGTTAATTTCTCTGTctcctgttttttcccccagcagccccttgcactgttattttttttaaaaaataattattttattttatttgaaatgggaaaaacaaaacccaaaaagGAACTGCAGTGCAGGCCAGAGAAAAAGCTAAGCACTACCGAGATGTTTATTTTTATACATATATAGCAttctaacaaaaaaaaattaccatctTTGTAAATATagagattttaaaaggggaaaatttcagctgttttttattttaattgttattattattattattatttactaatTCAATGATGCAGGACCACATTTCGAACCCAACCCTTTAGGAACTGGACACTTTTTTTCAGCAACTGggaagggagattttttttttcctatAGCGATGGTTGTTGCCCAGCTTAGCCTGAGTGCTTTAAAGATGTTTTATTTCTATTTcctgttttttgttgtttttatttgtcAGTGATCTTCAGACTAATTTTCAAAGtctctagggttttttttaattgtatatggattaaggagattttttttaaaagtaggaacTTATGAAAGAGTGACGGAGTTTTTTGTTTTGGAATACATATAGTAATGTAGAGATGTTAAAAGACATTTCTTGtgtacagttttatttatttttgatgtttGTGTATAGAAGAAAAAAGCTAGAGATTATGCCAGAAAATATTGAAAATGTTTACTTGAATATTCCTTTCGCAACATATCAGTGTACATATCAACCATGACTGATCAAAACATTTTTAGCAATAAACTCTATCTTTGAAGAAATACTTTTCTGATGTGCTACAGACCTAGGGGAGAGGCATATGTAAATTCTTCTTATATAAATCTAGTGCTAGATGTGACCACTTGGTGCTGAAAATGCTATGAAGTTTATTGATGTTAACCAAGTTGTGTGTCTGTTTAAGACCTCTGATAAGGGCTGGGGGCTCAGTTATCATCTTGAGATCCGTTGTAATCTAGGGACTAGAGTACTGTGCCagagagagccaggttcaaatcccctgctCAGCTATAAAAGTTCAGTGGGTCACCTCGGGCCAGCCCCTCTTTCTCAACttgccttacagggttattggaaggaaggaattctctcccccccacacacacacacctgaaagAAGCATAGGAGGAAAAGAAGATGGATCCTTTTCTGTATCTGTGGAAAGTGGGGTGATGTTTGTAGAGAAAGATAACTCATGTTCCAGAAGAATAAAATTATCGACAGTGGCATGTGTCTAACCACTCCACTCAACAGTTCAAAGCtcctttgctgagcagagtggtggGATACGTGCCaatgtttgtggaaatgagcaaaCTTCTGAAAATCATTATGAGTTTTTATTCCTCCTGGTTGTACCTTCTTAGAGCCTGTCTCATTTGGAGGACGGATTTCCCAGGAAAAGATAAAAGCAAAATTCAGAATAGATAGAACAGAACATTGGTACCCTTGCTAGTCATTTATGGATTCTGAGGAAGATCAGGTGGTGTTGTAcagcacttaacacacacacacacacacacacacacacacacacacacacacacacagaggtataaatttgcagtgttttatcattaTTTACTGTCTCAGCCGTTTGAGGGTTGATGACATTGACCAAAATAGTCACTGTTGTTTAGCTGTGGCAAGGGTTTTCAAACTCTGTTCCTGGAAACCTTGAGGTTCCTCACAAACTTATCAGAGGTTTACCCATACTTGTAACAGAAACTACATGTATCAAATCTGAAGGTGAGCGCTGAGAGTGTCCTAGGGTcccagtctgagagccaagctacaagtgatgaattatacttgaacagcaagtgaacagactcatgtgtattcctccctgttcacttgccctccacttgatcactacgtggagggcaagtgaacagggaggaatacacgcgagtctgttcacttgccgttcaagtgtaattcatcacttgtagcttggctctgagttcctaTGGGACAAAAATGAGCCACAATGAGCTCAGCCTGTGCCCCACAGGAATTGGAAGATACACCCTCGACTGAACCATGACCTGGAATCCTTTGCCACCGTGCTGGAGTGCTTCAGCAGACCGGTGTTTGTGGGTCCCCTAAATTATGGTGGGAATTAAGTGCAACTGAAAAACTAATCCAATGCGTGCTGCTTATTTCAAAACAAGTCCCATTAAGTACAGTGCAGCTTACTCCCAAATAATCGTACTCTTCAAATTCACCGAATTTGTCAGGGACCGACTGCTGCATAAATGCCAGAGGATTAGATGCAGCGGCTCCCTTTGAATCATGGCCGGTGTGTTCATGGCCAAAGTTTCCAGGTCTTGTTTTGCCTGGAGTGGTAGATAATTCTTCATTGCATGTTAACTCCGAAGATTGGAATGACCACTTCTGCTTGCTGACAACGTTTGTTAAAACCGTAGCCTGGAAAATGCTGCGCAGTTCTTACCCGCCCTTTCCCACAATCTTGCAAAATTGCCTTCAGTGCCCCAATCTGAACCCATGCCTCCCAGATCCAGAGTCCTGCAAGTGTGGCTGCCTGTCCTCTGTCCAGCAGATACTCAGCACCTTTCTTTGCTTCAACATTAGTAGTTGTGGATAGACGTCTGAAGATGCTTCTCCAAACCTCCGTCTGTTAAAATGTGTGATGGGTACTGAAAGCATGAGGGCCTGGGTCAGAAGGAAGATGTGGCAAACAAGGGCACCAAAGAAAGAATGGTCAGTGAGGGAAAGGGAAGCATGAAAGAATCTTGCTATTCTTTTATACCCACAAAGAAGTCTCTTTTGCGGCTACATTTGGGCAAAGGTGAACAACACTCATGCTTTTACTCGGGCTGTTGCctgtttaaatgtgtgtgtgtgtgtgcgtgtccaTGTTTGTTGTGCATACATCCAGTAGCCTTGCTTCAGAGCTTGAACAGCAGCCCAACACATAGACATTCAACAGGGCAAGCTTTTGCTGGCATTGAGAGAAGTGATGGCAACAATTTTACCagttctctttctgtctgtcagttaaaggcacaagagcaggGCTGCTAAAGAAAGTGGGCAGGTTTTGTTACAGGCTATTTAGGAGTAATATCTAGTGTagtgtttgtatttttaaaaaatgtgctttgAAGGAAAGCTCTGTCCAAGAATTTTTCTGCCAGTTGAGAAAGCGACAGCCCTGTTGCTTCTTCCGTGATGTGGCCATCCACGATCTGAGAAGAAACATAGCATGACACTCCCCCagtttttccttttgttgtttcCCATTCATCATTTTACCCCTTCTCCCTTAATAAACTCTGCCCCATACAGTGCAAACCATAGGGAGCTAAAGTCTCGCAGAGCAGAAATTGTTCTCTTCTgtattggaggaggggaggacatAATTTATTTGTGGTGAACCTGGCAATGGTCTTCCAAAACAATTCAAGAAACTACTTTTTCACTGAGAAGGTCAATGGAACCGGGCCGTTGGAACAGACCCCTATGAGAACCCAGCCCCAGATACCTTTCTTCTAGCACACCTGATGTTTGATACCATCTGTTAAGTCTCCAAGAACAGTTCTCATTCCCAGCACTCCTATATCTTCTCAGCCAACAGCACACCTGAtagcctgggctttttttctgggaaaagaggtggtggaacttagagggttgcccttggagaaaatggtcacatggctggtggccctgccccctgatctccagacagaggggagtttagattgccctccgcaccgctgagcggcgtggagggcaatctaaactcccctctgtctggagatcagggggcggggccatcagccatgtgaccattttcaagaggttccggaactccgttccaccacgttcctgctgaaaaaaagccctgctgatagcACAGATGTATCAGCAATGGTTAAACCCCATAAAGACTCTACTTAGCTGGAGTCAGGGAAACGGCCACCAAACTGCCTGTTTCCATGGATGGCTGGGGAACTGATCCAGTTCACGGCAGTGCAAAGATTCTGCTTGAGGTCTGAGCCTTAACTCTCCCCTGCAAACATATTGATTGCTCTTTTGATGCATGATGGCAGGAGCCTTTGCGTAATTAACATTAATTTACCAAGTCAAAAAATTCTATAAAATCTACATGAAAAAAATGAGGCTAGGAAGAATTAATCTAAAGATGGAGAGGGGTGTCTATGCATGTTTCCGCATTTCTATTTTTTAACCCTTCCAATCTGCTTATTAATATTTGAATATGTACTTGCTCTCAGGCATGAAGTTTTGGATACCCA encodes the following:
- the LOC129340144 gene encoding noggin-2-like produces the protein MRAPQALLLCSSLAVLFQPGSCQPYLRLRPSPSDNLPIKDIIEHPDPEYDPKEQDLDDRTLRKKLGSNFDPAFMSVVAPAQVNLSSPDPLHRFKVPGPLPSELKKLELGETPYGARLKMGKKARRKFLQWLWAYTYCPVLYTWKDLGIRFWPRYIKEGNCFAEKSCSFPEGMYCKPVKSVTKTFLRWYCQGWSRQKYCTWIPVQYPVISECKCSC